The following coding sequences lie in one Musa acuminata AAA Group cultivar baxijiao chromosome BXJ3-1, Cavendish_Baxijiao_AAA, whole genome shotgun sequence genomic window:
- the LOC135628233 gene encoding peptidyl-prolyl cis-trans isomerase CYP71 isoform X1 produces MEERGNGNPSSDPPPPTPAEDGEEETMIGPGPALRARSKRPLQFEHAYLDVLPCAHMYEKSYMHRDVVTHVAVSTADFFITGSVDGHLKFWKKKPLGIEFAKHFRSHLGPIEDLAVSVDGLLCCTISNDRSVKIYDVVNYDMMFMMRLPFVPGAVEWVYRQGDVKAKLAISDRHSAFVGIYDVRAGSNEPIISKEIHMGPIRVMKYNHIHDVVISADAKGVIEYWCPDNLQFPENGVSFKYKTDTNLFDIAKCKTTVSAIEVSPNGSQFAITSPDRRIRVFWFKTGKLRRVYDESLEVAQDLQRSDAPLYRLEAIDFGRRMAVEKEIEKTENAPQPNAIFDESSNFLIYATLLGIKIVNLHTNKVARILGKVENNDRFLRIALYQGDKSNKKVRKIPAAAANANESKEPLTDPTLLCCAFKKHRIYLFSRREPEEPEDATKGRDVFNEKPPPEELLAVSDLGKAVTSSLPDNVVLHTSLGDIHLRLYPEECPKTVENFTTHCKNGYYDNLIFHRVIKGFMIQTGDPLGDGTGGQSIWGREFEDEFHKSLRHDRPFTLSMANAGPNTNGSQFFITTVATPWLDNKHTVFGRVVKGMDVVQGIEKVKTDKSDKPYQDVKILNVTVPKL; encoded by the exons ATGGAGGAGCGCGGGAACGGGAATCCCTCGTCCGACCCGCCACCACCAACGCCGGCGGAGGACGGAGAGGAGGAGACGATGATAGGGCCCGGGCCCGCCCTTCGCGCGCGATCCAAGCGCCCTCTCCAGTTCGAGCATGCCTATCTCGACGTCCTTCCTTGCGCCCACAT GTACGAGAAAAGTTACATGCACAGAGATGTCGTCACGCACGTGGCCGTGTCGACTGCCGATTTCTTTATCACTGGAAGCGTTGATG GGCACttaaaattttggaagaagaaaCCTCTAGGAATTGAGTTTGCTAAACATTTCAGATCTCACCTTGGCCCTATAGAAGACTTGGCT GTCAGTGTTGATGGCTTATTGTGTTGTACAATCTCTAATGACCGGTCTGTAAAGATTTATGATGTTGTTAACTATGACATGATGTTTATGATGCGTCTCCCATTTGTTCCCGGTGCGGTTGAATGGGTCTACAGGCAGGGGGATGTCAAAGCTAAGCTTGCAATTAGTGACCGACATTCAGCTTTTGTTGGCATATATGATGTGCGCGCTGGTTCAAATGAACCAATCATCTCAAAGGAG ATTCACATGGGCCCCATACGAGTAATGAAGTACAACCACATACATGATGTTGTGATATCAGCTGATGCCAAAGGTGTCATTGAATACTGGTGTCCGGATAATCTCCAGTTTCCAGAAAATGG TGTGAGTTTCAAGTACAAAACTGACACGAACCTATTTGACATTGCTAAGTGCAAGACAACTGTATCAGCAATTGAG GTAAGCCCAAATGGTAGTCAGTTTGCTATAACATCTCCAGATCGCCGGATCCGTGTTTTTTGGTTCAAAACGGGTAAACTAAGACGTGTATATGATGAGTCTCTTGAG GTGGCCCAAGATCTGCAAAGAAGTGATGCTCCTTTATATCGCCTTGAGGCTATTGATTTTGGGCGAAGAATGGCTGTTGAGAAGGAAATAGAGAAGACAGAAAATGCTCCACAACCAAATGCTATCTTTGACGAGagctctaactttcttatttatgCTACTCTCTTGGGTATAAAA ATTGTTAATTTGCATACAAATAAAGTTGCACGGATACTTGGAAAAGTGGAGAACAATGATAGATTTTTAAGAATTGCTTTGTACCAAGGTGACAAGAGTAACAAAAAGGTTAGGAAGATTCCTGCAGCAGCTGCAAATGCTAATGAGAGCAAAGAGCCCTTGACGGATCCTACACTTCTTTGCTGTGCTTTTAAGAAGCATAGAATTTATTTGTTCAG CCGTAGAGAACCTGAAGAACCTGAAGATGCAACAAAGGGACGGGATGTTTTTAATGAAAAACCACCTCCTGAAGAGCTTTTAGCTGTATCGGACCTAGGAAAAGCTGTCACATCATCCCTTCCTGATAATGTG GTGCTGCACACATCACTTGGTGATATTCACTTGAGATTGTATCCTGAAGAGTGCCCAAAAACTGTGGAGAATTTCACAACTCATTGTAAAAATGGTTATTATGATAATCTCATCTTCCATCGTGTAATAAAAGGATTCATGATACAGACAGGGGATCCCTTGGGTGATGGCACTGGTGGACAATCTATATGGGGAAGGGAATTTGAAGATGAGTTTCATAAAAG CTTACGACATGACAGACCTTTCACATTATCAATGGCAAATGCTGGGCCAAATACCAATGGTTCTCAGTTCTTTATTACCACAGTGGCTACCCCATGGTTGGATAATAAGCATACTGTTTTTGGCAGAGTTGTCAAGGGGATGGACGTTGTTCAG GGAATAGAGAAGGTTAAGACAGATAAGAGTGACAAGCCTTATCAGGACGTGAAGATATTGAATGTTACAGTTCCTAAATTGTAG
- the LOC135628683 gene encoding uncharacterized protein LOC135628683, which translates to MRDFVPCLGHHAVRVAGSACSGSSISSERPPQSTVSCCYRAALSTDNELLIKVTWHKNNGDTSVLVVIEENPGSGVSDPRGTTGQLLMRKKGSQPFAIGNSEFALHWDISAATYGAGAEPTRDFYLVMMADKVFVLLLGDMWREFIKKFEDKVLVAASSMYSRREQVFGATLYSTKAQFRDGGKDHEIMVRCKGDETDAELYVCVDRKRLLHVKRVMWNFRGNQTILVDGSAIDVLWDVHDWWFRGSPSGATFMFRARSALASRPWSEEELAKRASQFTLLIQAFKSK; encoded by the coding sequence ATGAGAGACTTCGTCCCATGCCTCGGCCATCACGCCGTCAGGGTCGCCGGATCCGCATGCTCCGGGAGCAGCATCTCCTCGGAACGGCCGCCACAGAGCACCGTCTCCTGCTGCTACAGAGCCGCTCTGTCCACCGATAATGAGTTGCTCATCAAGGTCACCTGGCACAAGAACAACGGCGATACGTCGGTCTTGGTCGTGATCGAAGAGAACCCCGGTTCTGGTGTCTCGGATCCCCGCGGAACCACCGGCCAGCTCTTGATGAGGAAGAAGGGAAGCCAGCCCTTCGCCATCGGGAACTCCGAGTTTGCTCTCCACTGGGACATCTCCGCCGCGACGTATGGCGCAGGAGCTGAGCCCACGCGGGACTTCTACCTCGTCATGATGGCCGACAAGGTGTTCGTGCTATTGCTAGGTGATATGTGGAgagaattcatcaagaagttcgaaGACAAGGTGTTGGTCGCCGCGTCCTCCATGTACAGCAGGAGGGAGCAAGTGTTCGGCGCCACGCTCTACTCCACCAAGGCTCAGTTTCGCGACGGCGGCAAGGATCACGAGATCATGGTAAGATGCAAGGGAGACGAGACCGACGCCGAGCTCTACGTCTGCGTCGACAGGAAGAGGCTGCTCCATGTGAAGCGCGTGATGTGGAACTTCCGCGGGAATCAGACCATATTGGTGGACGGATCAGCGATCGACGTGCTGTGGGACGTGCACGACTGGTGGTTCCGCGGGTCACCAAGCGGCGCCACCTTCATGTTCCGGGCGAGGAGCGCGCTCGCGAGCAGGCCGTGGTCGGAGGAGGAGTTGGCGAAGAGGGCGTCTCAGTTCACTCTGTTGATCCAAGCTTTCAAGAGCAAGTGA
- the LOC135628233 gene encoding peptidyl-prolyl cis-trans isomerase CYP71 isoform X2, whose translation MQVSVDGLLCCTISNDRSVKIYDVVNYDMMFMMRLPFVPGAVEWVYRQGDVKAKLAISDRHSAFVGIYDVRAGSNEPIISKEIHMGPIRVMKYNHIHDVVISADAKGVIEYWCPDNLQFPENGVSFKYKTDTNLFDIAKCKTTVSAIEVSPNGSQFAITSPDRRIRVFWFKTGKLRRVYDESLEVAQDLQRSDAPLYRLEAIDFGRRMAVEKEIEKTENAPQPNAIFDESSNFLIYATLLGIKIVNLHTNKVARILGKVENNDRFLRIALYQGDKSNKKVRKIPAAAANANESKEPLTDPTLLCCAFKKHRIYLFSRREPEEPEDATKGRDVFNEKPPPEELLAVSDLGKAVTSSLPDNVVLHTSLGDIHLRLYPEECPKTVENFTTHCKNGYYDNLIFHRVIKGFMIQTGDPLGDGTGGQSIWGREFEDEFHKSLRHDRPFTLSMANAGPNTNGSQFFITTVATPWLDNKHTVFGRVVKGMDVVQGIEKVKTDKSDKPYQDVKILNVTVPKL comes from the exons ATGCAGGTCAGTGTTGATGGCTTATTGTGTTGTACAATCTCTAATGACCGGTCTGTAAAGATTTATGATGTTGTTAACTATGACATGATGTTTATGATGCGTCTCCCATTTGTTCCCGGTGCGGTTGAATGGGTCTACAGGCAGGGGGATGTCAAAGCTAAGCTTGCAATTAGTGACCGACATTCAGCTTTTGTTGGCATATATGATGTGCGCGCTGGTTCAAATGAACCAATCATCTCAAAGGAG ATTCACATGGGCCCCATACGAGTAATGAAGTACAACCACATACATGATGTTGTGATATCAGCTGATGCCAAAGGTGTCATTGAATACTGGTGTCCGGATAATCTCCAGTTTCCAGAAAATGG TGTGAGTTTCAAGTACAAAACTGACACGAACCTATTTGACATTGCTAAGTGCAAGACAACTGTATCAGCAATTGAG GTAAGCCCAAATGGTAGTCAGTTTGCTATAACATCTCCAGATCGCCGGATCCGTGTTTTTTGGTTCAAAACGGGTAAACTAAGACGTGTATATGATGAGTCTCTTGAG GTGGCCCAAGATCTGCAAAGAAGTGATGCTCCTTTATATCGCCTTGAGGCTATTGATTTTGGGCGAAGAATGGCTGTTGAGAAGGAAATAGAGAAGACAGAAAATGCTCCACAACCAAATGCTATCTTTGACGAGagctctaactttcttatttatgCTACTCTCTTGGGTATAAAA ATTGTTAATTTGCATACAAATAAAGTTGCACGGATACTTGGAAAAGTGGAGAACAATGATAGATTTTTAAGAATTGCTTTGTACCAAGGTGACAAGAGTAACAAAAAGGTTAGGAAGATTCCTGCAGCAGCTGCAAATGCTAATGAGAGCAAAGAGCCCTTGACGGATCCTACACTTCTTTGCTGTGCTTTTAAGAAGCATAGAATTTATTTGTTCAG CCGTAGAGAACCTGAAGAACCTGAAGATGCAACAAAGGGACGGGATGTTTTTAATGAAAAACCACCTCCTGAAGAGCTTTTAGCTGTATCGGACCTAGGAAAAGCTGTCACATCATCCCTTCCTGATAATGTG GTGCTGCACACATCACTTGGTGATATTCACTTGAGATTGTATCCTGAAGAGTGCCCAAAAACTGTGGAGAATTTCACAACTCATTGTAAAAATGGTTATTATGATAATCTCATCTTCCATCGTGTAATAAAAGGATTCATGATACAGACAGGGGATCCCTTGGGTGATGGCACTGGTGGACAATCTATATGGGGAAGGGAATTTGAAGATGAGTTTCATAAAAG CTTACGACATGACAGACCTTTCACATTATCAATGGCAAATGCTGGGCCAAATACCAATGGTTCTCAGTTCTTTATTACCACAGTGGCTACCCCATGGTTGGATAATAAGCATACTGTTTTTGGCAGAGTTGTCAAGGGGATGGACGTTGTTCAG GGAATAGAGAAGGTTAAGACAGATAAGAGTGACAAGCCTTATCAGGACGTGAAGATATTGAATGTTACAGTTCCTAAATTGTAG
- the LOC135628475 gene encoding protein VERNALIZATION 3-like — MSRGRDPLVLGQIVGDVLDPFTRSATMRIMYNNREISNGSRLRQSAVADKPQVQIEGNDPRKLYTLVMVDPDAPSPNNPTDREYLHWLVTDIPETLDASHGPTSLRQSAWQGSDRKSSSMDGCYPPPPHQLPVINA; from the exons ATGTCACGAGGAAGGGATCCTTTGGTGTTAGGGCAGATTGTTGGGGATGTGTTGGACCCTTTCACTAGATCTGCTACTATGAGAATTATGTACAACAATAGGGAAATCTCGAATGGGAGTAGGCTAAGGCAATCGGCTGTGGCGGATAAGCCACAGGTTCAAATTGAAGGGAATGATCCAAGGAAGCTCTATACACTT GTGATGGTGGATCCTGATGCACCAAGTCCAAACAATCCAACTGATAGAGAGTATCTGCACTG GTTGGTGACAGACATCCCAGAAACTCTTGATGCAAGTCATG GCCCCACTTCCCTGCGTCAGTCGGCGTGGCAAGGCTCCGACCGGaaatcgagctcgatggacggctGTTATCCTCCCCCCCCCCACCAGCTCCCGGTGATCAACGCTTGA